One Leptospira noumeaensis DNA window includes the following coding sequences:
- a CDS encoding carbonic anhydrase — MKSYQWILSFLLFTLSCNLFAESKSGVPPQEALQKLIEGNLRFTKGKSTRPNQSLERIQEVSKKQSPFATIVGCSDSRVPNEIIFDQGLGDLFILRTAGQVSTYASWGSIEFSVAVLGVNLVVVLGHSNCGAVNAACKSNDVPGHIITLTNAIKPAAEKTKHLEGDWLEHAVKANVALQVTSLRKLDPILSKRYNNGEIQIVGAIYDLETGKVTFLDEEYIVSISK, encoded by the coding sequence ATGAAAAGTTACCAATGGATTTTGAGTTTTCTTCTTTTTACGCTTTCATGCAATCTTTTTGCTGAAAGTAAGTCCGGCGTTCCACCACAGGAAGCCTTACAAAAATTAATAGAGGGAAACCTTCGATTCACAAAAGGAAAATCCACAAGACCCAACCAGTCCTTGGAAAGGATTCAAGAAGTCTCAAAAAAACAATCCCCGTTTGCAACGATTGTCGGATGTTCCGATTCTCGAGTCCCCAACGAAATTATTTTCGACCAAGGATTAGGTGACTTGTTTATCCTAAGGACAGCAGGCCAAGTTTCGACTTATGCGTCTTGGGGCTCCATTGAATTTTCTGTAGCTGTCCTCGGTGTAAACTTAGTTGTAGTTTTAGGACATTCAAACTGCGGTGCGGTGAATGCTGCTTGTAAATCCAATGATGTACCTGGACATATCATTACACTCACAAATGCAATCAAACCAGCAGCAGAAAAAACCAAACACCTCGAAGGTGATTGGTTAGAACACGCCGTAAAAGCAAACGTTGCCTTACAAGTTACTTCTCTTAGAAAGTTAGATCCGATTCTTTCCAAACGATACAACAATGGAGAAATCCAAATTGTTGGTGCAATTTATGATTTGGAAACAGGGAAAGTAACTTTTCTTGATGAAGAATATATAGTTTCAATTTCGAAATAG